A genomic window from Motacilla alba alba isolate MOTALB_02 chromosome 2, Motacilla_alba_V1.0_pri, whole genome shotgun sequence includes:
- the MSANTD3 gene encoding myb/SANT-like DNA-binding domain-containing protein 3 isoform X1: MKQKLMRTTPSFPLLSWDKTARTGWDRWHTHRELHRSGRAWGTGGTRRGSGRRIRSHPDRGGEGKGEEVKGGGREWSEGREAGRPRSSKPNAKNGARRESALRFAARPAPPGRTRALLPPEPGDRRAAAAHNSPRRAGQRPEPGGAEGSAAPAPATDARRHGRVAGARPGQARHRAVPRAGRSPPAGGDGSGNGEAAAAPGPSRGRRWGRWRAGAWGRRALSEVKPELGPRPPHRGRDSPLRSAPGPRHRDADGHAALGTCVPGTPPVSGAGGAAQPLSGGRRVFARRSPHTPTHKHPHFPRPPPLSAVAPADAGSPGPRVPAAHGGVPREGEAGAAPPVLRRAGIQRGLCGELEGAVAAACGRGAEGGGERGREGREPRGALLRGAGGAAGWGCPRRRRWSPRALGDRRPPAEPPPPPRPMRPHRAAASAPAPRGAAAFVLPGPALRSPASRRGASEEIKNSPPSSS, from the coding sequence atgaaacaaaaactaaTGCGGACCACTCCAAGCTTCCCCCTTCTCTCCTGGGATAAGACTGCGCGCACGGGCTGGGACAGATGGCACACACACCGGGAACTGCATCGCTCGGGGCGCGCCTGGGGAACGGGAGGCACACGGCGGGGCTCGGGAAGAAGGATACGCTCCCACCCGGACCGCGGCGGCGAAGGAAAGGGGGAGGAAGTaaaggggggagggagggaatggagcgaaggaagggaagcagggaggCCCCGAAGCTCCAAACCCAACGCCAAGAACGGCGCCAGGCGGGAGAGCGCCCTTCGCTTCGCGGCACGTCCAGCCCCGCCGGGGAGGACACGGGCACTGCTCCCGCCGGAGCCGGGAGACCGCCGGGCCGCCGCGGCACACAACTCACCCCGGCGGGCCGGGCAGCGCCCAGAGCCCGGGGGAGCTGAGGGCTCTGCCGCACCGGCACCTGCCACCGACGCGAGGAGGCACGGAAGGGTGGCGGGAGCCCGGCCGGGCCAGGCACGGCACCGCGCGGTGCCGCGGGCCGGGAGATCGCCGCCGGCGGGCGGGGACGGGAGCGGGAACGGGGAGGCCGCGGCAGCCCCCGGCCCTTCCCGCGGCCGCCGCTGGGGGCGCTGGCGCGCAGGCGCGTGGGGCCGCCGGGCGCTGTCGGAGGTAAAGCCCGAGCTGGGTCCGCGGCCGCCGCACCGGGGCCGGGAttccccgctccgctccgctccgggGCCCCGGCACCGGGATGCGGATGGGCACGCCGCGCTAGGGACGTGCGTCCCGGGAACTCCGCCCGTGTCCGGTGCAGGcggggctgcccagccccttTCTGGCGGCCGCCGGGTGTTCGCACGCCGCTCCCcgcacacacccacacacaaaCACCCGCATTTCCCGCGGCCGCCTCCTCTCAGTGCTGTCGCACCTGCAGACGCGGGATCGCCCGGGCCGCGTGTCCCCGCAGCACACGGCGGTGTCCCCCGGGAGGGAGAGGCCGGCGCCGCGCCGCCCGTGCTGCGGCGGGCGGGAATCCAGCGCGGGCTTTGCGGGGAGCTGGAGGGAGCGGTGGCGGCGGCCTGCGGGCGGGGAGCTGAGGGAGGCGGGGAAcgagggagggaagggagggagccGAGAGGCGCTTTGTTACGAGGAGCCGGCGGGGCCGCAGGGTGGGGTTGTCCCCGCCGCCGGCGCTGGTCCCCGCGGGCGCTGGGTgaccgccgcccgcccgccgagccccccccgccgccgcggccgaTGCGCCCGCACCGCGCCGCAGCctccgcgcccgccccgcggggagcggccgcCTTTGTGCTGCCGGGACCTGCTCTCCGTTCTCCTGCGAGCAGAAGAGGAGCTAGCGAGGAGATTAAAAATAGCCCACCAAGCTCGAGTTAA
- the MSANTD3 gene encoding myb/SANT-like DNA-binding domain-containing protein 3 isoform X2 encodes MQNEIIKPAKYFSEVEKSVLLALVEKYKYVLECKKSDARTIALKQRTWQALAHEYNSQPSVSLRDFKQLKKCWENIKARTKKIMAHERREKVKRSISPLINTHIVGKEKMGSIMPEQMYFLQSPPEEDSEYQPDASSQESFVVSNRELCDEDKELVHFPVCEGTSQPEPSCSDVRIAADKNYRSKASQESALKKMHEEEHHQQMSILQLQLIQMNEVHVAKIQQIERECEMAEEEHRIKMEVLNKKKMYWERKLQTITKEWPVSSYNRPFPNSP; translated from the exons ATGCAAAACGAAATAATAAAGCCTGCTAAATACTTCTCAGAAGTGGAGAAGAGTGTGCTGCTTGCATTAGTCGAAAAATACAAATACGTGCTTGAATGTAAGAAAAGTGATGCAAGAACTATTGCTCTGAAACAACGCACCTGGCAAGCACTAGCTCATGAATACAATTCACAGCCCAGTGTTTCGCTGCGAGACTTCAAACAGTTAAAGAAATGCTGGGAAAATATCAAGGCACGGACAAAAAAGATAATGGCACATGAAAGGCGGGAGAAGGTAAAAAGGAGTATTAGTCCACTTATAAATACTCACATCGTAGGGAAAGAGAAGATGGGAAGCATAATGCCTGAGCAAATGTACTTTTTGCAGAGCCCGCCAGAAGAAGACTCTGAATATCAGCCTGATGCTTCTAGTCAAG AGTCATTTGTTGTGTCAAACAGAGAACTTTGTGATGAAGACAAAGAGCTGGTACATTTTCCAGTATGTGAAGGTACCTCCCAGCCTGAGCCTTCGTGTTCTGATGTCAGAATAGCAGCAGATAAGAACTACAGAAGTAAAGCATCTCAGGAAAGTGCTCTGAAAAAGATGCACGAGGAAGAACATCATCAGCAAATGTCGATTTTGCAACTCCAGTTAATCCAAATGAATGAAGTTCATGTGGCAAAGATACAGCAAATAGAAAGAGAGTGTGAGATGGCTGAAGAAGAACACAGGATAAAAATGGAAGTgctaaataaaaagaaaatgtattggGAGAGAAAACTGCAGACCATTACAAAAGAATGGCCTGTATCATCCTATAACAGACCCTTTCCTAATTCACCTTAG
- the MSANTD3 gene encoding myb/SANT-like DNA-binding domain-containing protein 3 isoform X3: protein MQNEIIKPAKYFSEVEKSVLLALVEKYKYVLECKKSDARTIALKQRTWQALAHEYNSQPSVSLRDFKQLKKCWENIKARTKKIMAHERREKSPPEEDSEYQPDASSQESFVVSNRELCDEDKELVHFPVCEGTSQPEPSCSDVRIAADKNYRSKASQESALKKMHEEEHHQQMSILQLQLIQMNEVHVAKIQQIERECEMAEEEHRIKMEVLNKKKMYWERKLQTITKEWPVSSYNRPFPNSP from the exons ATGCAAAACGAAATAATAAAGCCTGCTAAATACTTCTCAGAAGTGGAGAAGAGTGTGCTGCTTGCATTAGTCGAAAAATACAAATACGTGCTTGAATGTAAGAAAAGTGATGCAAGAACTATTGCTCTGAAACAACGCACCTGGCAAGCACTAGCTCATGAATACAATTCACAGCCCAGTGTTTCGCTGCGAGACTTCAAACAGTTAAAGAAATGCTGGGAAAATATCAAGGCACGGACAAAAAAGATAATGGCACATGAAAGGCGGGAGAAG AGCCCGCCAGAAGAAGACTCTGAATATCAGCCTGATGCTTCTAGTCAAG AGTCATTTGTTGTGTCAAACAGAGAACTTTGTGATGAAGACAAAGAGCTGGTACATTTTCCAGTATGTGAAGGTACCTCCCAGCCTGAGCCTTCGTGTTCTGATGTCAGAATAGCAGCAGATAAGAACTACAGAAGTAAAGCATCTCAGGAAAGTGCTCTGAAAAAGATGCACGAGGAAGAACATCATCAGCAAATGTCGATTTTGCAACTCCAGTTAATCCAAATGAATGAAGTTCATGTGGCAAAGATACAGCAAATAGAAAGAGAGTGTGAGATGGCTGAAGAAGAACACAGGATAAAAATGGAAGTgctaaataaaaagaaaatgtattggGAGAGAAAACTGCAGACCATTACAAAAGAATGGCCTGTATCATCCTATAACAGACCCTTTCCTAATTCACCTTAG